ACGCCTCCCCCGCCGACCCGGAGCAGGCCGCCGCCACCGAGGCCCTGCAACGGGCCGTGCTGGACGGCTACTTCGCCCGCGCCACCGGCTGGCTGCTGCACCGCGGCACCGACGCCCCCGAGTGGCGCGAGGCCGCCTCCTTCGGCGACAGCGCCGTCCTGGTCACCGCCGCGGAACTCGCCGAACTCACCGCGCGCATCGAGGAGTTGACCCGCCCCTACACGGAGCGGCTGGGCCGCCCCGGCCCGCCCCCCGAGGGCGCCCGGGCCGTCCAGCTGATCCAGCTCGCCGTCCCCACCGACACCCCGGAGGGCACGGCGCCGTGAGCCTCCTCGACACCCGCCCGGCCGCCGCCGTCCGCCGCCGGATACCCGCGCTGCTCCACGAACCGGCCTTCCGCCGCTACTGGACCGGCCAGACCGTCTCCTCGCTCGGCGACCAGATCACCCTGCTGGTCGTCCCGCTGATCGCGGTCTCCACCCTGCACGCCACCGCCGCCCAGATGGGCTACCTGACCGCCGCCGGCTACCTGCCCTACCTGCTGCTCTCGCTGCACGCGGGCGGCTGGGCCGACCGCTACGGGCGCCGCCGCCGCATGATGATCGCCACCGACCTGGGCCGCGCCGCCGTCCTGCTGACCGTCCCGCTCGCCCACGCGGCCGGGGTGCTGACGCTGACCCAGCTGTACGCGGTGGTGCTCACCGTCGGCGCGCTGTCGGTGTTCTTCAACGTCTGCAACCCGCCGCTGTTCGTCGCCCTGGTGCCCGCCGAGCAGTACCTCAGCGGCAACGCGCTGATCAACGGCAGCCGGGCCGCCACCTACGTGGCCGGCCCCGGCCTCGGCGGCCTGCTGGTCCAACTCCTGGCCGCCCCGCTGGCGCTGGTGGTCGACGCGGCCTCCTTCCTGGTCTCCGCGCTGTTCCTGCGGAAGATCGACCCGGCCGAACCGCCGCGCGCCGAGAAGGAGCACAGCGGCGCCGCGGAGGGCCTGCGCTGGATCCGGCAGGACGCGGTGGTCCGGGCCTCGCTGCTCGGCACCGCCACCGTCAACCTGTTCACCTTCGTCATCGGCGCGCTGTTCGTCCTCTACGCCACCCGGGAACTCCACTTCAGCGCCGGCCTGCTGGGCGCGGTGATGGGCGCCGCCGCCGTCGGCACCCTGCTCGGCGCGGCCCTCACCGGACGGCTCGCCGCCCGGATCGGCATCGGGCCCGCGTTCCTGCTCGGCCTGGTGCTCTTCCCCGCCCCGCTGCTGCTGGTCCCGCTCGCGGGCGGCTCGGTCGCCGCCTCCGCGGCCCTGCTGTTCGGCGCCGAGTTCCTCTCCGGCGTGGGCGTGATGATCCTGGACATCTCGGCCGGCACCATCTTCGCCGCCTGCATCCCCGACGCCCTGCGCTCCCGGGTCTTCGGCGCCTACCAGGCCGTCAACTACGGCGTCCGCCCGCTGGGTTCGCTGCTCGGCGGCCTGCTCGGCAGCACCATCGGCCTGCGCCCGGCACTGTGGACCGCCGCCGTCGGCGCGGTCTGCTCCGGCCTGTGGGTGCTGTTCTCGCCGATCCCGCGGATGCGCGAACTCCCCGTCCGGACGCCGGAGGAGGAGCCGGAGAGCTGAACCTCCCGCGCCACGCCGTCTTCACCGGGACGCTTCAAAATCCGCGAACCATAGCGCATTCGTGCATATGCCCGAGGGATATGGCGGAAAGTCTCGCCCTCCCGTGGCAGCGCCGGTAGCGTTGCGTCCCGGTCAGACTACCGCAGGTGAAGGCGGTGACGGCGACGCACCGTGCCCCGCACGGTGGGGAGGGAACGCGGTACGTGCCCGGGATCGAGGAGTGCCTTGCGGAAGCCATGGGGATCACCGGCGCGCTGGGGGTCAGCCTGGTCGACTGGACCAACGGCCTGGCCATAGGCACCGCCGGTCTCGGCCCCGACGGCGACCACGAGGTCGGCGCCGCGGACGCCACCGAGCTCGCCCGGGCCGTCACCCAGACCCCGTCGTTCGCCGACCCGGACAGCGGCGCCCCGCCCGCCGAGGACGTCATCGTCACCTCGGCGGGCAACTACCACCTGCTGCGCTTCGTCCCCGCGGCCTTCGACGCCAACGTCTTCCTCTACCTGCGGCTGGACCGGGACCTCGCCAACCTGGCGATGGCCCGGCTCCGGCTGGCCGCCATCGCCGACCGGCTGGTGCTCTCCTGATGCGGCCCACCGACACCCTCGCTCCCGCACCGGCCCTCGCCCCCGCACCGGCCCCGGAGCCGCCACCGGCCGTGCCGCCCATGCCGACGGTGCCGCCGCTGCTGGTCGCCTCGCCGGTCTCGGTGCACCGACTGGTGCCCGCCGCCGGGCAGTTCGGCCCCGCCGCCGAGGTCCCCGGCCCGTACCTGACCGCGCTGCCCCCGGCCGCCGCGCCCACGACGCCCCCGGCGCCCCGGCCGCGGGCCCACGCCGCGCCGCTGCCGCGCCGCCGGCGCTCCAGCTGCGCGCCCGCCACCACCTTCGAGGCCGCGCTGACCGACCTCGCCGCGGAGGGCTCCACCGGCGCCCTGCACGGCCCGGACGGCGCGGTGCACCTGTCCGGCGGCCTGGTGGTGCACGCCGAGGCGCCGGGCGCGGCGACCGTCGGCCACCTGCTGACCGGGGCCGGGCGGATCACCGT
Above is a genomic segment from Kitasatospora cineracea containing:
- a CDS encoding winged helix-turn-helix domain-containing protein produces the protein MSEQPPAIRLTDPRALRAYAHPTRMALVGLLRLHGPLTATRAAELLGTESVASCSFHLRQLAKYGLVEEAGGGRGREKPWRATAAFTSWDASPADPEQAAATEALQRAVLDGYFARATGWLLHRGTDAPEWREAASFGDSAVLVTAAELAELTARIEELTRPYTERLGRPGPPPEGARAVQLIQLAVPTDTPEGTAP
- a CDS encoding MFS transporter, with product MSLLDTRPAAAVRRRIPALLHEPAFRRYWTGQTVSSLGDQITLLVVPLIAVSTLHATAAQMGYLTAAGYLPYLLLSLHAGGWADRYGRRRRMMIATDLGRAAVLLTVPLAHAAGVLTLTQLYAVVLTVGALSVFFNVCNPPLFVALVPAEQYLSGNALINGSRAATYVAGPGLGGLLVQLLAAPLALVVDAASFLVSALFLRKIDPAEPPRAEKEHSGAAEGLRWIRQDAVVRASLLGTATVNLFTFVIGALFVLYATRELHFSAGLLGAVMGAAAVGTLLGAALTGRLAARIGIGPAFLLGLVLFPAPLLLVPLAGGSVAASAALLFGAEFLSGVGVMILDISAGTIFAACIPDALRSRVFGAYQAVNYGVRPLGSLLGGLLGSTIGLRPALWTAAVGAVCSGLWVLFSPIPRMRELPVRTPEEEPES